DNA from Cystobacter fuscus DSM 2262:
GTGCCTCCTCCAGGAAGAGCCTGCCCGCCTCGGTGAGCTCGACCGTGCGCCGGGTCCGGTTCAACAACCGCACGCCCAGTTCCTCCTCCAGTGACTTGATCTGCATGCTCAGCGCGGGCTGCACGATGCCCAGCCGCCGCGCGGCCCGGCCGAAGTGAAGCTCCTCGGCCACGGTGACGAAATAGCGAAGATGACGCAGCTCCATTCATCAGTCCCGGTGATGAGTGAAGCCCTTTCTATATATTGGAACTCTTTATCCGGCCACGGCATGTTGTGAGTCGAACCCGCCTCAGAAAGAGAGACGTGAATGAACTCGCATTGGCTGAAGCCGAGCGCGTGGACGCTGACCTGCGCCTTGATGATGACCGCCGTTCCCATGCGGAGCGCCCACGCACAGGACAACGGCGCCACCGACATCCAGAAGGTCGTGCCGCAAGGCAAGCTGCCCGGGCAGCTCGCGCCCTATTTCATCAGGAGTGGTGAGGGAGAGCGGTGGCTGGTGGGCGGGCTGGTCGCGACGTTGATCGCCCGGGGAGAGGACACCGGAGAGATGTTCGAGACCGCCATCCTGACGGGCGGGCGCGACGCGAACGTCCCCCCGCACACCCACGCCCGTTCACACGAGGCCCTCCTGGTGCTCGACGGCGAGGTCGAGGTCTGGCTGGGCAATGGGCACTACCTCATGCACCGGGGCGACTACGCCAGCATCCCCCCGGGGACGCCGCACGCCCTCAAGATGCGGAGCCACCGGACACAGGTGCTGTCCTGGACCACCGGAAAAGAGGTGGGGCCGCTCTACAAGGCGCTCGGCCAGGCCTACGCCGGCTATGTCCAGCCGGAGAAGGTGGACCCCGCGATCGCGGCGGACCTGAAGAAGAAGGCGGAGGCCACCGCGGACGTCCGGTTCGACGCCAGGCCCCTCGCCAAGGGCACGCCCCAGCGCGTCCAGAACGCCACCATTCCCGACAAGAACGTGCCCTACGTGCTCGCCGCCGGCGAGGGCCAGAGGATGCTCGCGGGGGATCAGCTCTTCACCTTCCTCGGCGATCAGAAGAACAGCGATGGCAGGTTCATCGCCGTCATGACCGAGGGCCCTCCAGGTCCGATGATCCCGGCGCACTACCACGAGAAGCACACGGAGAACTTCTTCTGCCTGGATGGCATCATGACGATGCGGGCCAACGGTGAGACGCTGACGGTGCATCCGGGCGACTACGTCCACGTGCCCGCCC
Protein-coding regions in this window:
- a CDS encoding quercetin 2,3-dioxygenase, with product MNSHWLKPSAWTLTCALMMTAVPMRSAHAQDNGATDIQKVVPQGKLPGQLAPYFIRSGEGERWLVGGLVATLIARGEDTGEMFETAILTGGRDANVPPHTHARSHEALLVLDGEVEVWLGNGHYLMHRGDYASIPPGTPHALKMRSHRTQVLSWTTGKEVGPLYKALGQAYAGYVQPEKVDPAIAADLKKKAEATADVRFDARPLAKGTPQRVQNATIPDKNVPYVLAAGEGQRMLAGDQLFTFLGDQKNSDGRFIAVMTEGPPGPMIPAHYHEKHTENFFCLDGIMTMRANGETLTVHPGDYVHVPARTIHAYQLNSPYTRFVGFLTPGLFESFFRTLGDKYDGYVYPQKPGPFRFDRVLAKINELDLKLVESPAPKK